Proteins from a genomic interval of Bombyx mori chromosome 8, ASM3026992v2:
- the LOC733017 gene encoding NADH dehydrogenase isoform 2 (isoform 2 is encoded by transcript variant 2), with protein MAAANIFRSAFGGLLRRSTTYRTSVTCRLSTVALQQKFSTIKAAVKIYKSQALQNGVPQSHRYSTGVQSKLSVQEIEERVLKVCKAYDKLSASQLTVDSHFMNDLGLDSLDHVEVIMAMEDEFGFEIPDGDAERLVRPKDIVQYIADKEDIYE; from the exons ATGGCTGCTGCGAATATTTTCCGAAGTGCTTTCGGTGGTCTATTACGGAGATCAACAACGTATAGAACGTCCGTAACATGTCGTCTTTCGACCGTTGCGTTGCAGCAAAAGTTCAGCACAATTAAAGCCGCTGTCAAAATATACAAAAGTCAGGCCCTTCAGAATGGG GTACCACAATCACATCGGTACTCGACAGGCGTGCAGTCTAAGCTTTCGGTTCAGGAAATCGAGGAGCGAGTCCTGAAAGTGTGCAAGGCTTACGACAAACTCAGTGCTAGTCAG TTGACTGTAGATAGCCACTTCATGAATGATCTGGGTCTTGACTCACTGGACCATGTTGAGGTCATAATGGCAATGGAAGATGAATTTGGATTTGAGATACCGGATGGTGATGCAGAGAGACTGGTCAGACCAAAAGACATTGTCCAATACATTGCTGACAAGGAAgatatttatgaataa
- the LOC733017 gene encoding NADH dehydrogenase isoform 1 (isoform 1 is encoded by transcript variant 1): MAAANIFRSAFGGLLRRSTTYRTSVTCRLSTVALQQKFSTIKAAVKIYKSQALQNGNEKHGIRKYSGGPPLTLDLIKSRVLLVLQLYDKINPEQLTVDSHFMNDLGLDSLDHVEVIMAMEDEFGFEIPDGDAERLVRPKDIVQYIADKEDIYE; encoded by the exons ATGGCTGCTGCGAATATTTTCCGAAGTGCTTTCGGTGGTCTATTACGGAGATCAACAACGTATAGAACGTCCGTAACATGTCGTCTTTCGACCGTTGCGTTGCAGCAAAAGTTCAGCACAATTAAAGCCGCTGTCAAAATATACAAAAGTCAGGCCCTTCAGAATGGG AACGAGAAACATGGTATCCGCAAGTACAGCGGTGGCCCTCCCCTCACCTTAGACCTTATAAAAAGTAGAGTACTGCTTGTACTTCAactttatgacaaaattaaccCTGAACAG TTGACTGTAGATAGCCACTTCATGAATGATCTGGGTCTTGACTCACTGGACCATGTTGAGGTCATAATGGCAATGGAAGATGAATTTGGATTTGAGATACCGGATGGTGATGCAGAGAGACTGGTCAGACCAAAAGACATTGTCCAATACATTGCTGACAAGGAAgatatttatgaataa